A genomic window from Candidatus Neomarinimicrobiota bacterium includes:
- a CDS encoding endonuclease/exonuclease/phosphatase family protein, which yields MPRISSFATAAGVALLGIGGWGCDPIVTIFDDVEQPQYYQAAKIDPPASKDTLTVMTWNIKYGGGAIDFWWACYDDRVLMTEDEVLGNLEVLAEKIRAVDPDILLLQEVDVDSKRSAYVDQMQYLLDNTALNYGVYASMWRTQFAPSDGLGRTDIGPAILARWPLGEAERIALALRTDQDAVTKYFYLRRCIVKANLQLPGRDDFYLVNVHTSAWQAETKVKHIDRFKAELDLIDAGGGLFVAGGDFNTLPPAPLK from the coding sequence GTGCCCAGGATTAGCTCCTTCGCGACCGCTGCCGGTGTGGCGCTGCTGGGCATCGGAGGCTGGGGCTGTGACCCGATCGTCACCATCTTCGACGACGTGGAGCAGCCGCAGTATTACCAGGCGGCCAAGATTGATCCGCCCGCTTCGAAGGATACCCTCACGGTCATGACCTGGAATATCAAGTATGGCGGTGGGGCCATCGACTTCTGGTGGGCCTGCTACGACGACCGGGTCTTGATGACCGAGGACGAGGTGCTGGGCAATCTGGAAGTGCTGGCGGAGAAGATCCGCGCCGTGGACCCGGACATCCTCCTGCTGCAGGAAGTAGACGTGGATTCCAAGCGCTCTGCCTATGTGGACCAGATGCAGTATCTGCTGGATAACACCGCCTTGAACTATGGGGTGTACGCCTCCATGTGGCGGACCCAGTTTGCCCCGTCGGACGGACTGGGGCGCACCGATATCGGCCCTGCCATCCTGGCGCGCTGGCCTTTGGGCGAGGCCGAACGCATCGCCCTGGCCCTGCGGACCGATCAGGACGCTGTTACGAAATACTTTTACCTGCGGCGCTGCATCGTCAAGGCCAATCTGCAGCTCCCGGGCCGGGACGATTTCTACCTCGTCAATGTCCACACCTCCGCCTGGCAGGCCGAAACCAAGGTGAAACACATCGACCGCTTCAAGGCGGAGCTGGATCTAATCGACGCCGGAGGCGGCCTGTTTGTGGCCGGCGGCGATTTCAATACGCTCCCCCCGGCACCATTAAAGTGA
- the yidD gene encoding membrane protein insertion efficiency factor YidD has protein sequence MLFRLPSARAVLFLSLGVVLHGRPAPADTLLYDTTLPLSKRIFIAPIILYQRLSYKVPLLNCQFEPSCSSFMVESISRHGVAGGLILGADRIVRCNPWAFHYHLRSHASPFSDDGPLLDPVPAVLESRKLRLDAPLLLLPGFGRVRAGRTGDGLVSCLMITSLAVSAHRMNREQKPIRAGCLGILSVIFWLADIKSATEYYPHDYAKQKVESVSRLSQPAPEEYGELIDCAQD, from the coding sequence ATGCTTTTTCGGTTACCATCAGCAAGAGCGGTATTGTTTCTGTCTCTAGGCGTCGTCTTGCACGGACGGCCGGCACCCGCTGATACCCTCCTTTATGATACTACCCTGCCGCTCTCAAAAAGAATCTTCATCGCGCCGATAATCCTCTACCAGCGGCTGTCCTACAAGGTCCCGCTGCTGAACTGCCAGTTTGAACCCAGCTGCTCGAGCTTCATGGTCGAATCTATTTCCCGGCACGGGGTGGCTGGGGGTCTGATCCTGGGCGCCGACCGGATCGTGCGCTGCAATCCCTGGGCCTTCCACTACCATCTTCGCAGTCATGCCAGCCCTTTCAGCGATGACGGTCCCCTTCTGGACCCGGTGCCTGCTGTTCTGGAGTCCCGCAAGTTGCGGCTGGATGCGCCCCTGTTACTGCTTCCCGGCTTTGGCCGTGTCCGGGCCGGCCGGACCGGCGATGGCCTGGTGAGCTGCTTGATGATTACTTCGCTCGCGGTATCCGCCCACCGCATGAACCGGGAACAGAAGCCAATTCGGGCCGGGTGTCTGGGAATTTTATCTGTTATATTCTGGCTGGCCGATATCAAGAGTGCTACTGAGTACTATCCTCATGACTATGCGAAGCAGAAAGTCGAATCCGTCAGCCGTCTATCGCAGCCAGCGCCGGAAGAATACGGGGAGCTGATAGACTGTGCCCAGGATTAG